TGGTAGttgcttctgctgctgactgGGACCTTGTGCCAACTGCCATGCTGCCCCCTTTCCCTCCATGAACTCCGCTCTCAGCTCCTCTGCCAGTTGCTGCATGAACTTCCTCTGGGCTATCTTGCTGCTGGTGCACTCCTTGAAGAGGATGTGGGCATTGATTCCAGCCAGGTCGAGGATGTTATAGAAGACAGCCACTGGCCATCTACGCGTACCGCCTTTCACAGAGTACGCCCTTGCCATCTGATCCAGGATGTCCACGCCATATTTGGTGTTATTATAGTATGTTACCGACTCCGGCTTTGCCTTCGGCCCATCGGTAatgcccacgcttgtgtgcacggagctcagaatgcacacattcttcctcggctttccctggtagatggtgagcgtcgcatttgcacattttagcacctttgtgctgaacagctccgcTTGCTCTTTTGCGGAGGGGGGCAACTCACGCTTCgttttccccagggtgccaaccaggctggtcttcttggcctgtaaggcggTGGCTAGTttgagagaagtgaagaaattatctgtagtaatatttcttcccttccccaggAATGGCTCCGCCAGTCTCAGcaccacactctctcccactagctgacctctgctccacgtctcctcttttcccagatATGGAGCCCTGTTCAGCATATATTTTGAGTTGACATCCGCAGCCAGCCAAAATTTTATTCCAAATTTATCAGGCTTATTTCCCATGTACTGGATAAATCTGCACCGGGCCTTGGTGGGGAACAGCTGCTCATCAATGGTTATGTTGGCACCGGGCTTGTAGCAGGCTATGCTGTTCTGAACAAACTTATTCCAAGTGGCCGATACCAGGGCAAATTTGTCATCCTGCAGACGCACACGTCGGGTCTCTTTTTTGTCGAACCGCAGGAATTTCATTATCTCCCTGAAGCGATTTCTGGACATGGTTTCCTTGAAAAACGGGAAGCCCCATTTTTCCGACCACCTGTGCTCCACGGATATATAGCAGCGCTATGAAGGCCTTCAGTTCAGCCACTGTCAGGTCCCATGAGCTGTCACcacggtgctg
This sequence is a window from Siniperca chuatsi isolate FFG_IHB_CAS linkage group LG5, ASM2008510v1, whole genome shotgun sequence. Protein-coding genes within it:
- the LOC122875970 gene encoding piggyBac transposable element-derived protein 4-like, whose product is MSRNRFREIMKFLRFDKKETRRVRLQDDKFALVSATWNKFVQNSIACYKPGANITIDEQLFPTKARCRFIQYMGNKPDKFGIKFWLAADVNSKYMLNRAPYLGKEETWSRGQLVGESVVLRLAEPFLGKGRNITTDNFFTSLKLATALQAKKTSLVGTLGKTKRELPPSAKEQAELFSTKVLKCANATLTIYQGKPRKNVCILSSVHTSVGITDGPKAKPESVTYYNNTKYGVDILDQMARAYSVKGGTRRWPVAVFYNILDLAGINAHILFKECTSSKIAQRKFMQQLAEELRAEFMEGKGAAWQLAQGPSQQQKQLPQQTPKRRQCQVRRSCKQNKTHDTCKCRKPVCGNCARRIEVTCVDCEA